From a region of the Actinopolymorpha singaporensis genome:
- a CDS encoding tyrosine-type recombinase/integrase: MAADGWSGLVCGEGVAESDGVGLEWGDVDVEEGELSISRQLQRVGRQLLHRETKTSASDAMLPLPEICLAALDLRRRAQDRERLSAGELWHPSDLVFTTRYGGPVEPRNFNREFAACIVKADVPYITVHDARRTCASLLVDLDVHPRVVMQILRHAQFAVTMEIYSKVSSKRTRDALKRLGAILGDSGSG, translated from the coding sequence GTGGCTGCGGATGGCTGGTCGGGGCTCGTCTGTGGGGAGGGCGTCGCGGAGTCGGATGGCGTCGGTCTGGAGTGGGGCGATGTGGACGTGGAGGAGGGCGAGCTGTCGATCTCCCGCCAGCTGCAGCGAGTGGGCAGGCAGCTCCTGCACCGCGAGACGAAGACTTCGGCCTCAGATGCGATGCTGCCGCTTCCTGAGATCTGTCTGGCTGCCCTAGACCTGCGCCGGCGTGCCCAGGACCGGGAACGGCTGTCTGCGGGGGAGTTGTGGCATCCGTCGGATCTGGTGTTCACCACCCGTTACGGCGGGCCGGTCGAGCCGCGCAACTTCAACCGCGAGTTCGCTGCGTGCATCGTCAAGGCGGACGTGCCGTACATCACGGTCCACGATGCTCGCCGGACCTGCGCGTCACTGCTGGTGGACCTTGACGTGCATCCCAGGGTGGTGATGCAGATCCTCCGGCATGCCCAGTTCGCGGTGACCATGGAGATCTACAGCAAGGTGTCCTCGAAGCGGACGCGGGACGCGCTCAAGCGGCTGGGGGCGATCCTCGGTGACAGCGGTTCTGGGTAG
- a CDS encoding GNAT family N-acetyltransferase: MRLLRVPARLTTPRLVLRTWRAEDRPAFTALNADPMVMEHIMGTPMSQAESDQLAERIDEHWQERGYGLYAVELRSTGELAGFIGLHQHLAVPQEVEIGWRLAPSAWGRGLATEGAMAVRDLAYGQLRLRSLIAITVAANVRSVRVMEKLGMTYWRQVRFQEWLLTVYRGIPDAMTDTPSQAREGAR; the protein is encoded by the coding sequence GTGAGGCTGCTCAGGGTTCCGGCCCGGCTGACCACACCACGGCTGGTCCTGCGTACGTGGCGCGCGGAGGACCGGCCGGCGTTCACGGCTCTCAACGCGGACCCGATGGTGATGGAGCACATCATGGGTACGCCGATGAGCCAGGCCGAGAGTGACCAGCTGGCCGAGCGCATCGACGAGCACTGGCAGGAGCGGGGCTACGGGCTGTACGCCGTGGAGCTGCGGTCGACGGGAGAGCTGGCCGGGTTCATCGGCCTGCACCAGCACCTCGCCGTCCCGCAGGAAGTCGAGATCGGCTGGCGGCTGGCCCCGTCCGCCTGGGGCCGCGGCCTGGCCACCGAGGGGGCGATGGCCGTTCGTGATCTCGCGTACGGCCAGCTCCGGCTCCGGTCGTTGATCGCGATCACGGTCGCGGCGAACGTCCGGTCGGTGCGGGTGATGGAGAAGCTCGGGATGACGTACTGGCGCCAGGTGCGGTTCCAGGAGTGGCTGCTGACGGTCTACCGGGGCATCCCGGACGCGATGACCGATACCCCGTCGCAGGCTCGCGAAGGAGCCCGATAG